Proteins encoded within one genomic window of Deinococcus cellulosilyticus NBRC 106333 = KACC 11606:
- a CDS encoding 1-phosphofructokinase family hexose kinase, which produces MIIALTPNSCIDRVLHLDRKVTPNNLHRVNHSVEYAGGKGVNLARVVRALGGEVLLAGFLGGFNGLKFRHLMQQEGLEGVFLELPGETRECQILLDGSDHPTEINEKGLTVNHQDWQTLMEKLPEGKLAICGSLPPGDTLGHFQDLLQRLPAKPVVDTSGPALTSAISQGVLLCKPNEHELAGIVGSKLNSMEEAFEAASQLYQTHRTPILLTLGAQGAALVNEKVHHVRSPSIMVKNPIGAGDSLLGAYLWATDQGYAPEEALRWGVAAGAECARKGGPAFVTREGVTELYQQTRSLQPS; this is translated from the coding sequence ATGATCATCGCCCTGACGCCCAACTCCTGCATTGACCGGGTGCTGCACCTGGACCGCAAGGTCACCCCGAACAACCTGCACCGTGTGAATCACAGTGTGGAATACGCGGGAGGCAAAGGGGTGAATCTGGCCCGTGTGGTGCGTGCCCTGGGTGGAGAGGTGCTGCTGGCAGGGTTTCTGGGAGGATTCAATGGCCTGAAGTTCCGCCATCTGATGCAGCAGGAAGGTCTGGAGGGTGTGTTTCTGGAGCTTCCTGGAGAGACCCGCGAGTGCCAGATTCTGCTGGATGGCAGTGATCACCCCACCGAGATCAACGAAAAAGGCCTGACCGTGAACCATCAGGACTGGCAAACCCTGATGGAGAAATTGCCTGAAGGGAAACTGGCCATCTGTGGGAGCCTCCCTCCGGGGGACACCCTGGGCCACTTTCAGGACCTGCTGCAGAGACTCCCTGCAAAACCCGTGGTGGACACCAGTGGTCCAGCCCTCACCAGCGCCATCTCTCAGGGGGTGCTGCTGTGCAAGCCCAACGAGCATGAACTGGCAGGCATTGTGGGCAGCAAACTGAACAGCATGGAAGAGGCTTTTGAAGCTGCCTCTCAGCTGTACCAGACCCACAGAACCCCGATTCTGTTGACACTCGGTGCCCAGGGGGCAGCTCTGGTGAATGAAAAAGTGCATCATGTGCGTTCTCCGTCCATCATGGTCAAAAACCCCATCGGGGCCGGAGACAGCCTGCTGGGTGCCTACCTGTGGGCCACAGATCAGGGTTACGCCCCTGAAGAAGCGCTGCGCTGGGGTGTGGCGGCAGGGGCAGAGTGTGCCCGCAAAGGGGGACCTGCTTTCGTGACCCGAGAAGGGGTCACCGAGCTGTACCAGCAGACCCGGTCTTTGCAACCCTCCTGA
- the melA gene encoding alpha-galactosidase, giving the protein MTKIVILGAGSAVFAQQMVTDVLCIEGLETGEFALVDIDPIRLELAHQLAELAVQKSGKNFRVTATTNRLQALPGTDFVISCIEVSGLENVQYDYDIPLKYGVDQCIGDTIGPGGLFKFLRTAPSWLSILRDIERICPKAVVMNYTNPMSALVLLATRATSLQVIGLCHSVQGTAQQIAEYIGVPYQKLRYQCAGINHLSWFTKLEVDGQDVYPELIRVAKQKDIYERDPVRFEMLLHLGAFTTESSGHVSEYTPYFRKRPDLIQKHTRAGYRGESGYYAHNWPTWRSDHDRHARETIARGVEAMELERSHEFGSQIVEALTFNRPQVIHGNVRNTGLIDNLSQDGCVEVACLLDHNGIQPTHFGCLPEHLAALDRQHMTFHDLAVTSILEQDREAAVHALMLDPLTAAVCSLQEARSLFDELAEAQKAYLPRYMASGARAAIGD; this is encoded by the coding sequence ATGACCAAGATCGTCATTCTGGGCGCGGGAAGCGCAGTGTTTGCACAACAGATGGTCACCGATGTGCTGTGCATTGAGGGGCTGGAGACAGGTGAATTTGCCCTGGTCGACATCGACCCCATCCGTCTGGAGCTGGCCCATCAGCTGGCAGAACTGGCCGTGCAGAAATCTGGAAAGAACTTCCGGGTGACCGCGACCACCAACCGCTTGCAGGCCCTTCCAGGCACAGATTTCGTGATCTCCTGCATTGAGGTTTCCGGTCTAGAGAACGTGCAGTACGACTACGACATCCCCCTCAAATATGGGGTGGACCAGTGCATTGGGGACACCATCGGGCCAGGAGGCCTCTTCAAATTCCTGAGAACCGCCCCAAGCTGGCTCTCCATCCTCAGGGACATCGAGCGCATCTGCCCGAAAGCCGTGGTGATGAACTACACCAACCCCATGAGCGCCCTGGTTTTATTGGCCACCCGTGCCACCAGTCTGCAGGTGATTGGCCTGTGCCACAGCGTGCAGGGCACCGCACAGCAGATCGCGGAATACATCGGGGTGCCGTACCAGAAACTCAGGTACCAGTGCGCAGGCATCAACCACCTGAGCTGGTTCACCAAACTGGAAGTGGACGGGCAGGACGTGTACCCCGAACTCATCCGGGTTGCAAAGCAGAAAGACATTTACGAAAGAGACCCTGTGCGTTTTGAGATGCTGCTGCACCTGGGGGCATTTACCACCGAATCCAGCGGACATGTCTCTGAGTACACCCCGTATTTCCGCAAGCGACCAGACCTGATCCAGAAGCACACCCGCGCAGGCTACCGGGGCGAAAGTGGCTACTACGCCCACAACTGGCCCACCTGGAGGTCCGACCATGACCGCCATGCCAGGGAAACCATCGCCAGAGGGGTTGAGGCCATGGAACTGGAACGCAGCCACGAATTTGGTTCCCAGATTGTGGAGGCACTGACCTTCAATCGCCCTCAGGTGATTCACGGCAACGTGAGAAACACGGGCCTGATCGACAACCTGTCTCAGGATGGCTGTGTGGAAGTGGCGTGCCTACTGGATCACAACGGAATCCAGCCCACCCACTTCGGATGCCTCCCAGAGCACCTTGCCGCCCTGGATCGACAGCACATGACCTTCCATGATCTGGCTGTCACCTCCATTCTGGAGCAGGACCGTGAAGCTGCAGTCCACGCGCTGATGCTCGACCCTCTCACCGCCGCAGTTTGCTCTTTGCAGGAAGCCCGCAGCCTGTTTGATGAACTGGCAGAAGCTCAGAAGGCCTATCTGCCCAGATACATGGCGAGTGGTGCAAGGGCTGCAATCGGGGACTAA
- a CDS encoding Gfo/Idh/MocA family protein, which yields MTEPIQALLLGAGSRGYDVFARWALQHPDQLKFVAVADPDPAKRQRMMEEHGIPASQAFANWQDALNANLPIQAVVNALPDHLHEESATKVMQKGYHQLLEKPITNNLSGAVRIAEAAEASGKVLMLAYVLRYTPFFSTIHDVVQSGQLGEVVHFEWSENVSAIHYSHSFVRGNWSNTAKSSPMILAKCSHDLDQLAWILPKRIKQLSSFGSLLHYREENKPAGAPKRCLDGCPVAETCSFHAAKIYLTDYVSWPVNVISTDMSLEGRIQALQEGPYGVCVYQSDNDVVDNQVVMFELVGGGSGTLAMHGHSGEEGRYVRIDGTKATLTAAFTDRKQEIWLEPHTFETSYLTGGHQIPIQAPSGTAGMGHGGGDDGVCQAFVQSVRNGTIEPTSQYLESQYLAFAIEEARHQNTKVDMEDFRGRASVGALV from the coding sequence ATGACCGAACCCATTCAGGCACTTCTTCTAGGCGCAGGCAGCCGGGGGTATGATGTGTTTGCCCGCTGGGCTTTACAACATCCCGACCAGCTGAAGTTTGTCGCGGTGGCCGATCCTGATCCTGCCAAACGGCAAAGGATGATGGAGGAGCATGGCATTCCTGCAAGTCAGGCTTTTGCAAACTGGCAGGATGCTTTAAATGCAAACCTTCCCATTCAGGCCGTTGTGAATGCGCTCCCAGATCACCTCCACGAGGAAAGCGCCACAAAAGTGATGCAGAAGGGTTACCACCAGCTTCTGGAGAAACCCATCACCAACAATCTGTCTGGTGCAGTGCGCATTGCCGAGGCCGCAGAGGCTTCTGGCAAAGTGTTGATGCTTGCTTACGTGCTGCGTTACACCCCGTTTTTCTCAACCATTCATGATGTGGTGCAGTCCGGTCAACTGGGCGAGGTCGTGCACTTCGAGTGGTCTGAGAACGTGTCGGCCATTCACTACTCACACTCTTTTGTGCGTGGGAACTGGTCCAACACGGCCAAATCCAGCCCGATGATTCTGGCGAAGTGCTCGCACGATCTGGATCAGCTGGCCTGGATTCTTCCAAAACGCATCAAGCAGCTGTCCAGTTTTGGCTCCCTGCTCCATTACCGGGAAGAAAACAAACCTGCTGGAGCCCCAAAACGCTGTCTGGACGGATGCCCTGTGGCTGAAACATGCTCTTTCCATGCGGCAAAGATCTACTTGACCGATTATGTGAGCTGGCCTGTGAATGTCATCAGCACCGACATGAGTCTGGAAGGTCGCATTCAGGCCTTGCAGGAAGGTCCTTATGGCGTCTGTGTGTACCAGTCCGACAATGACGTGGTGGACAATCAGGTGGTGATGTTCGAACTCGTTGGTGGAGGTTCAGGCACCCTGGCCATGCACGGTCACTCTGGCGAGGAAGGCCGTTACGTGCGCATTGATGGCACGAAAGCCACCCTCACAGCAGCCTTCACCGACCGCAAGCAGGAGATCTGGCTGGAACCCCACACCTTCGAGACCTCTTACCTCACCGGAGGCCACCAGATTCCCATTCAGGCCCCGAGTGGCACGGCAGGGATGGGTCACGGTGGAGGGGATGATGGGGTGTGTCAGGCCTTCGTTCAGTCGGTCCGAAATGGCACCATAGAACCCACCAGTCAGTACCTCGAAAGCCAGTATCTGGCCTTCGCCATCGAGGAAGCCCGACACCAGAACACAAAAGTGGACATGGAAGACTTCCGTGGACGGGCTTCAGTGGGGGCACTGGTTTAG
- a CDS encoding nuclear transport factor 2 family protein: MSQTQKMKMVLEEANQAITRGDFEGFLKFCTEDTEWNFVGDRTLRGKEAVREYMETAYRVIPTFSIHHMIAEGDFLTAIGEITLTDEQGKATHYRACDVWRFRDGKMAELQAYVIEAP; this comes from the coding sequence ATGTCACAGACCCAGAAGATGAAAATGGTTCTGGAAGAGGCCAATCAGGCCATCACCAGAGGAGATTTTGAAGGCTTTTTGAAGTTCTGCACCGAAGACACCGAGTGGAACTTCGTGGGCGACAGGACCCTCAGAGGCAAAGAAGCTGTGCGCGAGTACATGGAAACCGCCTACAGGGTGATCCCCACCTTCAGCATCCATCACATGATCGCAGAGGGTGACTTTCTGACAGCCATCGGCGAGATCACTTTGACCGACGAACAGGGAAAGGCCACACACTACAGGGCCTGTGATGTCTGGCGCTTCAGGGACGGCAAAATGGCTGAATTGCAGGCTTATGTGATTGAGGCTCCCTGA
- a CDS encoding TetR/AcrR family transcriptional regulator, with translation MPPSLTDSEAAARRSRILNAARWCFLNFGFAKTSFEDIARQSGLSRTLLYRTFRDKEDIYKAVFVDLMVSRHPAAREAAQGPGSPLKRLLIVCRLMVLEPWSEMFGTPMGHEFIETCERMDAETGKLYREAMHECVLYILEDALSTEVFLLAVDGLLADRPSTAVLESRIQLLATRFAAFPSLLGSFEEAP, from the coding sequence ATGCCACCCTCCCTCACAGACAGCGAAGCAGCAGCCCGGCGCTCCAGAATCTTGAATGCCGCACGCTGGTGCTTTCTGAACTTCGGTTTTGCAAAAACATCCTTTGAAGACATTGCCAGACAGTCAGGGCTGTCCAGAACCCTGCTTTATCGAACCTTCAGGGACAAGGAGGACATCTATAAGGCCGTCTTTGTGGACCTGATGGTTTCCCGTCATCCTGCAGCCAGAGAGGCCGCACAGGGACCAGGCAGTCCCCTTAAACGCCTGCTCATCGTGTGCCGTTTGATGGTGCTGGAGCCCTGGTCCGAGATGTTCGGCACCCCCATGGGACATGAATTCATTGAGACCTGTGAGCGGATGGATGCCGAAACCGGAAAGCTTTACCGCGAGGCCATGCACGAATGCGTCCTCTACATCCTGGAGGATGCCCTGAGCACCGAGGTCTTCTTGCTTGCAGTCGATGGTCTGCTTGCAGATCGGCCCAGCACGGCTGTGCTTGAGTCTCGAATTCAGCTTCTCGCAACCCGGTTTGCTGCCTTTCCTTCACTGCTGGGGTCTTTCGAAGAGGCACCATAA
- a CDS encoding endo alpha-1,4 polygalactosaminidase: MRKIPTLIFTLALVACSQTHSQTSETSAKQAVPNIFASPQVPRSWDYRIAKVLTSSASQVVSQDAWNATSVSVTSLHNLGKPVLCYFSAGTWEYDNFSRLNINKVLTNGSGNVSEAQAVSTAIQNGKTSYTFGGQTRQLTGDQITFRNLAGSQLPGWDEYVYRIGGFTASSSTAEHVLLRRIMNEHMQRMKTLGCDAIEPDNIDAYANVSGISATDQYNYNVWLASTAHNLGLKILLKNDLGQISDGAEDVPAGKPGLARIYDGIINEECFKYQECGEMKPFKDLNKPIFVREYLVQSCSTFKSGKYSSTDSRSRQQVASALHLNVSGSQYDNGGSPDANANPTTCGFGTW; encoded by the coding sequence ATGAGAAAAATTCCCACCCTGATTTTCACCCTTGCCCTTGTTGCCTGCTCCCAGACCCACTCCCAGACGTCCGAAACTTCTGCAAAACAGGCTGTTCCGAACATCTTTGCATCCCCACAGGTGCCCAGATCCTGGGATTACCGCATCGCAAAAGTCCTCACATCTTCCGCCTCTCAGGTGGTCAGTCAGGACGCCTGGAATGCCACTTCAGTCAGTGTCACCAGCCTGCACAACCTGGGAAAACCTGTGCTGTGTTACTTCAGTGCAGGCACATGGGAATATGACAACTTCAGCCGCCTCAACATCAACAAGGTGCTCACCAATGGGTCAGGCAATGTGTCGGAAGCTCAGGCGGTTTCCACAGCCATTCAAAATGGCAAAACCAGTTACACCTTTGGTGGCCAGACCCGACAGCTGACCGGAGACCAGATCACCTTCAGGAACCTCGCAGGCAGTCAGCTTCCCGGCTGGGATGAGTATGTTTACAGGATTGGTGGATTCACAGCGTCCAGCAGCACCGCTGAGCATGTCCTCTTGCGCCGCATCATGAACGAACACATGCAGCGCATGAAAACCCTGGGGTGTGATGCCATCGAGCCAGACAACATTGATGCATATGCCAACGTTTCTGGGATTTCTGCCACCGACCAGTACAACTACAACGTGTGGCTGGCCAGCACTGCGCACAATCTGGGCCTGAAAATCCTGCTGAAAAACGACCTTGGGCAGATTTCCGATGGTGCAGAGGATGTGCCCGCAGGGAAGCCTGGCCTGGCCCGAATTTACGATGGAATCATCAATGAGGAGTGCTTCAAATACCAGGAATGCGGCGAAATGAAGCCCTTCAAGGACCTGAACAAGCCGATTTTTGTTCGAGAATATCTGGTCCAGAGCTGCAGCACCTTCAAAAGTGGAAAATACAGCAGCACCGATTCCCGAAGCCGCCAGCAGGTGGCAAGCGCTTTGCATCTGAATGTCTCGGGTTCCCAGTACGACAATGGAGGTTCTCCAGATGCCAATGCCAACCCCACAACATGTGGTTTTGGCACCTGGTAA
- a CDS encoding VOC family protein, translating to MKFAHIGLSVTELNRAVSFYQQVFNLNPTRIHDEGNQKYAFLINDQGVMITLWQQSDQGFNPQHAGLHHLALTVGSEQELLDVEQRAKAAGAEFVYDGPVAHAEGGASAAIFFRDPDGTRLEVMTPQAPGYKAARTDAPSCGFF from the coding sequence ATGAAATTTGCACACATTGGACTGAGCGTGACCGAACTGAACAGAGCCGTGTCTTTCTACCAGCAGGTGTTCAACCTGAACCCCACCCGCATCCACGACGAAGGAAACCAGAAGTACGCTTTCCTGATCAACGACCAGGGTGTGATGATCACCCTGTGGCAGCAAAGCGATCAGGGATTCAACCCCCAGCATGCAGGACTCCACCATCTGGCTTTAACCGTGGGATCTGAACAGGAACTGCTGGACGTGGAACAGCGTGCAAAAGCAGCAGGAGCAGAATTCGTGTATGACGGTCCAGTGGCCCATGCAGAAGGGGGGGCTTCTGCAGCGATATTCTTCAGGGACCCGGATGGCACCCGTCTGGAAGTCATGACTCCACAGGCTCCTGGCTACAAAGCGGCCAGAACCGATGCTCCGAGTTGTGGATTCTTCTGA
- a CDS encoding pyridoxamine 5'-phosphate oxidase family protein gives METGYHPGEKHLQGRMGELAVAAKVGQMITPVIPPAAIQFLREQFFVVTATLQEDQIPWPDLLLGHPGFLQATGPSTLHISGIGQDRGFQLGQEIGTLTLQPHTRRRMRLNGTVTSLEAGLTIEAHQVYSNCPKYIQARTFEPRTRPEPQTLHLTALDPTTLRIIEQADTFFVASGARGYGADASHRGGHPGVIKVQDAQTLSFPDFSGNRMYNTLGNLHLNPKVGLLFVDFADGHVLRLLGKAEVLIGEDLSRTVEVHLEAADLTQHAFPYHQRFLGYSPHIPRSEGEHP, from the coding sequence ATGGAAACAGGCTACCATCCAGGTGAAAAGCACCTCCAGGGCCGCATGGGAGAACTTGCTGTGGCTGCAAAAGTCGGACAGATGATCACCCCGGTCATCCCTCCAGCAGCGATTCAGTTTCTGCGTGAACAGTTCTTTGTGGTCACCGCGACCCTGCAAGAAGACCAGATCCCATGGCCTGACCTTTTGCTGGGCCATCCTGGTTTTCTTCAGGCCACAGGACCCTCCACCCTGCACATCTCAGGAATAGGGCAGGACCGTGGATTTCAGCTGGGACAGGAAATCGGGACGCTCACCCTGCAACCCCACACCCGCAGAAGGATGCGTCTGAACGGGACCGTCACCTCACTGGAGGCAGGACTGACCATCGAGGCCCACCAGGTGTATTCCAACTGCCCGAAGTACATCCAGGCCCGCACTTTTGAGCCCCGGACCCGCCCTGAACCACAGACCCTGCACCTGACAGCCCTGGACCCCACGACCCTGAGGATCATTGAGCAGGCAGACACCTTTTTTGTGGCATCAGGGGCAAGAGGATACGGAGCAGACGCCTCCCACAGGGGTGGACATCCAGGGGTCATCAAAGTGCAAGACGCCCAGACCCTGAGCTTCCCGGATTTCTCCGGGAACCGCATGTACAACACCCTCGGGAACCTGCACCTCAACCCAAAGGTTGGCCTGCTGTTTGTGGACTTTGCAGATGGACATGTCCTGAGGCTTCTGGGAAAAGCAGAAGTGCTGATTGGCGAGGACCTGTCCCGAACGGTGGAGGTTCACCTGGAGGCTGCAGATTTGACGCAGCATGCCTTTCCATACCATCAGAGGTTTCTGGGTTACAGCCCACACATTCCCAGATCAGAAGGAGAACACCCATGA